Sequence from the Ascaphus truei isolate aAscTru1 chromosome 3, aAscTru1.hap1, whole genome shotgun sequence genome:
TGGAACGGTCCATTTTCTCCTGGGCACATTGAGAATGATGGCAAACCTCTCAGAACACAATCTGCAACAGACCTTAACAACCACAACAGCTCTTCCCACCAAATTAGAATGTTTGAACTTTACAAGTACAAAAACAGTCACAGAGAACCTACGTCGAATACGAATGAATTTGAGAAAGTCAATTATGCAAATGATGTGACAAGTAGAATTTTCCATAAAAATACAGATGGTAGCCATTTTGGCACCAACAAAGCTGCCTCTCCTGACTTGCCTCTGTTTACCAATATCCAAATGGAGAATAAAAGGGTGTGGGGCGAAGTAAAGAGAGAAAATAAAGCAAAAAGTAACCCAGATGTGGAACCCATGGAAACGTGTGAGAATGAATGTCCGGCACCTTCGGCCAAAAATGTGGTTGTGCCCAATTTACAAACTAATTCCAAGGCTACTTTTACAGTAAAAAAGGTCAGCGATGAAATGGTTGTTCCATGTTACATGCAAACGCCAACTGGGAACAATGTTGCAAGTGCACATTTAACAAACGGAGCATTTAACAATCCGGAATCTGTGATGCATTACAAAGAGAATGCAAGAGATTCAACCCTGTCATCTGGAACAAAAAACAATCGGGGACATGATCTGCAATTAGCAATATTACACCGTGATCAGTCAAATTATGAGACAGTTGAAGTTGATCTTACCAGTGTGTCTACTCAAACCAGAGACAGTAAAAATTACTGTTCTAATACCAAATCATATTCTTTTAAATGCACTATGCATACATTTTCTAGTAAATCTACTTCTCACTTGTCTAGTGCGGGGCATAATACTTCTAATGCTAGTTCTCTTATCCAAACACAGCAACACACTCCTTATTCTGGGCCAATGCACATCAACAGAGATGTACCCCCATGTGCATCTCAAAATACTGGTAACCTTGACTGCTCAAATAAACATGCAGGTGCTATATTTACTGGGCCGTGTAGGTATAATTCTCCATCTATTTATGATCACCTATTAGCAAGAGCCAGTGGTTTAAAAAATTCTGTTTCCAATAAAACTTCGTCTACCTTTTATGGCAGCACACCAGATATTTCTGAAAGGCATACCTGCTCCAAGTTAAGACGTCATGACCGAACAAAACATGAGTTAAAGGGATATAGTTCTGTCATGCTTAAGGATCAGAGCAGgaattcctcctctctccccaatttaactgaggggagggatagctTTTACAATGCCAGTACTAAGAACACTGCACTCAAAACCAATGACCTAAAGACTGCAGATATTCACCCCACTGTGACTCCGGATCAAACATCAGCAATCATATCTTCCAAACCAAATGAAGTTTTCTTAAAAGAAAATAGGAATGTTAAAGCCTATCACGCCCAGACTACTACTGGTATACACGGCAAACATGAAGCATTACATGGTAAAACTATACAAGGTGGAGGCAATCCCTCTACATTTTCTTGTGAGATCACAAGTAATAGAGCTCCAGAAAGAGGTGTGGAAAAAGGGGTGGAATCAAAAGAAATGCCTATATCAGATGAGAAGATACATATAGATATTAAAGAGAGCACATCAAAAATAAGAGACACTCAGTGCAGTGATTTACATGTGCAAAGCAAATATACATCTTGTAACAGAGAAACATATGATTCTTTGGGGGGAAATGGAGGTGATACAAATAACAACAGACAGTCTACAGAGAAACTATGCACTGATAATAAACTGTGTAAAGATGTTGAAAATGTGCATAACGTTAGTTGGAATAATGTTGCAAGGTGGAACGACTCAAGATGTTCAGATCGGATGCTTGATAGGCATCTAGTATCAAACAATTCTATGTCCACCATTATGGAGAaagaaaatacatataaaccaaCCCCATATGCGAATAGGGTTCAACAGACCACTCCTTCCAAACAAGATCTGTCCCTGCCTTATCAACGAGATGTTGTTTCAGTAACCAGTCAACAAAAGCATGACGGAATAAACAATGGCAGCATGTTTTTGCCTGACAACCTTGTTAAATCTGTAGTTGTTAATAGTTCGTGTACACCGGACCACTCTGACCTTGAAAAAGAAATGGAACCATTGTCTATTTCTACTGGGATGCAGAACAAACGGGACTTCCCATCAAAAACAACACACAGTAACATGACCCACACCTTGACTCATGATATGCATAAATATACAAACATCAAGGAATCGGGAGCAGTACACACAGCTAAACCCACAGACGGATCTACGTTTTACACCAGAGGGATCTTAGAAGAACGTTTACAAAAACCCTCGTCCAACAAAGCAGTAAGTCCATCTAGTACACAGAATACATCCACTAGCTTAGTAAAACAGCACTTCCTTCTGGCATCAGAACCAAATAAGGTTAGTACTAATATCAAAGGAAATCTCTCTCCACAATGGAATTTCCCTGCGGGTCCTGAAGAAGTAAACAGGCATCAGAGCTCTTGTGCCACACACAGTCCGACATCAAATGTCATTACAAACATTTCCACAGAGGGTGATGCAACATATGGAAATGTACACACTCCTAAAGCACATTGCACCTCTTCAAATAtgcaaaataaacaaacatatgAAACAAGTAGTACAATTTCTGTTATGTCTGATCCAGATAAAATGAAACCAGCTTATGATCAAATGTACAACACCCTTCCCCGCAGATATTCCAAACGTTTATCTGACTTTTCTCAGAACCATATGACAAAGATAGATCGCACTCTTGAAATCAGTAAAGCTCCCAGTGCTCTTTTGGAAAAGATTGTGTCCAGATATCCAGAAACTAAGGAGAGAAGCAAATCTGAGCACCAGAATGTTAGAAAACCCACATCGCGTTACAATTCTGAAAATATGACAGGGGAAGAGTTCATTTCAGAAAATATAGCTCAGTCAAAACCGGAAAGTTCTTCTTTGCCTGCATCTTTTCTGCATTCTAGAATGGTAAAAACCAGTGAGAGATCTTTTTCTGATATTGCTCACGAAGAGAAGATATCTACAAGTTATGATCTTGTGGACAAGTTCAATTCTTTACAAGTATCTGAGAGACACTCGGACCATAATCTGAAGGAAGATCCGCTCACTGTGACACCTGGAATACAGATTCAGAGAAATAACGTCAATGAGAACAGATTTACTGATGATTGCAGTAATTATGAATCTTCTTGTAAACACAAGTGGAACGCTTATTATTATACATTGCCGAATAGAAAATCTTCTACCAAAGAGTTTGGCAAAAATGTTTTTGCAAAAGATGTTGCCAACGCCCATGAGAAATGGCACATGTATTCCCACAAAGGGAAGCAGCAAAGTATGCCTCAACAATCCAATTACTGCTCatcatttaaaaaatgtaatgaTAATCTTAATCATTCACCTACTTCTGATTTTAAATCACCAGTTTTTCATGAAAGTGATGAGAAATCAAAAAACATGAATAACTTAATTGTGAGAGACAGTGTCCTCGTCAATAATCATTCCGTGGATGATAGTGTAATCGACATTGACAAATCGTCTGCTGTCTACCGCTCAAAAAGTTTGAGAGATTTAAATTTACATGAGCCCTACGACATTGTGGGCAAACCCAACTTACCATGCAATGATTACAGTATGAGACCACTGGGGGATAGCCAGTCAAATTTAAGCAAAATCGATCAGATTTTAAATCGCACCAGACCATCATTCTGTTCTAAGTATATCCAAAATGAAGCTCGAACTCCTGGAAATGCACGGAGGTTCAACTTTTCCTTTGACCAGAACGATCAATGTGATTTCCATAGCCTGCCTTTTACAGACCCGTTTGGAAATTACAGCAGAATGGCTGATGACCCTGCTTCCCCATCTGTATTCCATGCGACCAATGACAACTATCACACATACTTAGGCAGGCATTTCCATGGGAGAGGTAGCCCAGCAGAGCACCCTGGCTTCACAGGGGACCAGTCTTCAAATTTGTACCGGTCAAAGAGTTTGAAAATATTGAACTTAGAAGAGCAACAAGACCTGACTGATTTCAGAAGAAAAAACGATCGTCGTTTTTCTTCAAAAACGTATGTTGGTAAATTAAGTAGCAGGAGTCCTACCATATTCACAGACCCCAATGATACAAAGTGTAACCAGAGACTTTCAGCTGAGCTTATTTCAGATGACAATGATAACTGGTCAAATCCCGGACCAGGCTACATTCGGAAAGCTGTATATACCTCCAAATCTGTTGATTACGGTATTTTTGGAAAGGAGCAGCAGGTGGCTTTTTTGAACACCATAAAGAGGTCCCTCACAGAGGGTAGACTATGGCGGCCAAGCTTTCTTAAAAACCCTGGTTTTCTGAGAAATGAAAACTATTCCCACGATTCTCAAATGACAAGTTGTAGCTCTGAGGGTACTGTTTCACAAGGACCAAGTCCAAGAGAGTCACTTAATATCTACGAAGAGGAGGCCATTGTTTGCTCAGACTCTGACACCGATACAACTACAGATGATGAatattacttggatgaaaatgaTAAAGAATCAGAACTGTGAGGACTAGTGGTCGTGTAACCAGACAGTATTGGCAGTTTGGGTGAATCTAGGATATCACTATGTGGTATTTCATTTATATGAAAGAAAACCTAGAATCTGCAAAATATGAAATGTCGTATAGCGTTCTCTCCAGAGACTACCACCAAACAATGGCACCTTATTGTTGACTTTAGTAACTTTCTAAGGTCTGTTTACATGCAATCTTACAATGCAATATTCACACCTCTGTTCGATTAGTAGCCAAGTGTTTCTGCAGATTGATGGAATGCATAAATAATCATTTGctgtatgttttatgtaaatatgtGTATTGCCCAAATTAGAGCAATTTCTTGCATATTCAAATTTTTGTTGTAACTTATTTTCAGAATTCACTGCATTTGATACCATAACATTATAGATACCTATATTTTCTACATCTATAAGATAATAGACATACGGCTGATAGGGGAGATTTAATCAAGATAAGTGCACCCTAAAAGCCTTTGACTATGAAAAAGCACTTTCTAAAAATATTTATAGGGGTTATTTTCTTCAGATTTTGTTTAGCATTAAAGTAATTGGTATCATATACTGACCAAATGTATAACATTTTAAGAAATGTAAATTATTGTTTTGTTCCGATACACCCGTTTAGTATTATGAAATATTCTGTATTTTTGTACATTTTATAATATGCAGTATAGTGTACTTTGAGTACAAAATGCTATGTTTATAATTAAATATTTTAAGGTAATAAATGCTGATATGCCTGGCATATCATTCCATTATAACACTGTGGTTTTATAACCTTACACTTCCCTCTTCAGTGTGAGAGCACGTGATGAGCTTTACGAATGTCTTAAAGATAGAGGCCCTTTTGAACAAATTGGTGATGTTATAAGGCACCTTGCAGCCATTCATTTGAAGGTgccataaggcaggggtgcgcaatcttttctgtttgtgccctcccttcccccccctatgctcgcgcccccccctccccaacgcattgctatttgacgccgcgttgtcatggtgacgcgtcgccgtAGAGCAGGGAAGAGAGGATTCCAGAGGCCTCGTGCgctcctccggcatttaattaaaatgttgtcgggaagagcgtggggcatcTGTAAGCGctgcaccttccccctcccccatccccccccccaagaaaatctcggcaagccccccagtttgcgcattccCACCTTAAGGGACCATCAAATGAATCTGGACCTCAATGTTTCACAATGCAATACATTGAATTGCAGGTTCCCCTAGGACAGGGGTGGAcgactccagtcctgaagggccactaataggtctggttttaaggatatccctgcttcagcacaggggactctATCAGTCTCGCAgtcactgattgacccacccttgctgaagcagggatatccttaaaaccagacctgttggtggcccttgaggactggagtcgtccacccctgctctagtacaAGTGGACTTGCATTGCAAAACGTGTACATTCATATTGTTAACCAGGCATATATCATCTGGTATTGTTTTGCACCAGTCATGTCCTTGACACATTTAGTTTTTTAGGACCTGATGCTAAATACAGTAAAGTACAGTACAGGTTTACCAAACAGACCCTATTAATGCCAAGCAGCACCTGGCAGTCcagtttttatttaaaaagttGAGAATAATGCCGACGCCGCACGATAATGTTATTACTATGTGCACCAAGTGACTACTCCCAAACTCGCACTAATGCATGCTATATATCAACTGTCCTCTTCCTTTTTACATCCTAATAACCAACCAAAAGCCTtatggcaggagtggccaactccagtcctcaagtgccaacaacaggtcaggttttaaggctatccctgcttcagcacacgtggctcaactgttgactgagccactgattcatctacctgcgctgaagcagggatatccttaaaatctgacctgatggtggcccttgaggaatggatttggccacccctggcttatGACATAGACCAACATTTGATTTTGGAAAGGATAATGTAGCGCAGTATGACTACATAGTGTTGGAGCCACCTGACAGTCACAGGATAATGGAATTgagcttttttgcttcattcaCTTAGTTTTTTATTGTGTGGCACATAAATCTCTCATTATTAGCTGGAGTAATCCTGGCACATACATGAAACATTAGTACGGGTGCATTAGTAAATAACGGGCGCTGCGTGCCATTAATACAGTCTGCTTCATACACACAGGCCATGGTATGGGTTGCGCTACTAACTTTTCATGTTTATATGTAAGTACTTATATCCATTCAAATGGGTCATGGAAAAGCTTTATGTATGTAATGTAAAATCTtgttatatttataaatatttgtGGATAAGTGCTTTTTATCTGATAAGCTGCGTGGACTTATGTGCAATCTAAAAATGAATATTTTgttcaaaaatacatttaaaaaaaataaatggagtaaaatttgacatgtttatttattttattttctgtgtgtgtgtgtgtgtgtgtgtgtgtgtgtgtgtgtgtgtgtgtgtgtgtgtgtgtgtgtgtgtgtgtatatatagattgtTGGGAGGGCCTGGGAaagacccggcggtcttggtacacgttggcaccaatgacaaagttagagacagatggagggtcctaaagaaTGATTTTGGGGATCTTGGCCAAAAGCATAAAGCAAGCACGtccaaggtagtatttttttaaatactaccagtgccaggagaccgtcagagattagggaggttaatgcatgggggagaaagtggtgtaggaaggaggattTTGGGTtcttagagcactgggactccttttctgagaggtgcaatATTTATGGTAGCGATGGATtgtacctcaatgaagagggattttCTGTGCTAGGGGGAAGAAAGTTACAAATGTTGGAAGATATTTTAAACTAagatagagggggaagggacaagAAAcggataacaaactaaatagaatagatgaggatggGAAAATAGCAAGGgatcatggaggtagaatgggggcaagtgcgagtttggcaagcagtgagacacccatgttaaatacagataatactagaaaacttctaaagactaaacccaattggcTTAAAAAGGAAGGAGCACATAAGATATTACAGACTtttaaaaacttaaatgcatgcttgctaatgcaagaagcccgaCAGATAAGATGGGGGAGCttcaattaatagctgcaaggtaGCAGTAATgttatcataggcattactgaagcctggtgggatgaaactcatgactgggcagttaatttagagcagcgtttcccaaatggtgggtcgcgatccggcaccgggtcacggaagcaaaattgccgggtcgcagcgaggctgggtGCACGGcggccccccttccctccttgcggcgccccccccccccctccctccttgcggcggcccgccctccctccttgcggcgtccccccctccctccttgcggcgccccccactccctccttgcggcggcccgaggtgaggtgcgggacggtgctgaagtggtgcaggctgcTATCGCTGGGGTGTCAACGGTGATTCGCTGACTCGGGGGAGCACCTGTGCCTCcgttcctggcgctcccttcccctcagtccccttggtgcgggagataagcgcagtggtggctgcgcggtagCTGGCGGGCAGAGGGAGGCGTGGAGCCGCCTGCTAGGATCGcttggcctttcctctctccccccccccacaccctctccagtcactcacatccgtcgctgcctctgtaataaattgtgtgtttgtgtgtgtatataggggagtgtatctgtgtgtgtgtatctgtgtgtatgtgtgtatctgtgtgtgtatgtatgtatctgtgtgtgtgtgtgcgtgtgtatctgtgtgtgtgtatgtatctgtgtgtgtgtatgtatctgtgtgtatgtatgtatctgtgtgtatgtatgtatctgtgtgtgtatgggggagagagtgtgtgtatatatctgtgtgtgtgtgtgtgtgtgtgtgtgtgtatgggggagagtgtgtgtatgtatctttgtgtgtgtgtgtgtgtgtatgtatgtatgtatgtatctgtgtatgtgtatatatctgtgtgtgtgtatgggggagagtgtgtatgtatctgtgtgtgtgtatatgtatgtatgtatctgtgtatgtgtatgtatgtatctgtgtgtgtatgtatgtatctgtgtatgttggtatctgtgtatgtgtatggatctgtgtgtgtgtgtgtgtatatatgtatgtatgtatctgtgtgtgtgtatctgtgtatgtatgtatctgtgtatgtttatggatctgtgtgtatgtgtgtatcagccacagccactgtgtgtatcagtggctgtgtgtgtgtctgtgcaggccagcagtggctgtgtgtgtttggtctgtctgtgtgagtgtctgtaggtcagtgactgtgcgtctgtgtatgtcagtgactgtgtgcgtctgtgcaggtcagagagagggtggggggggggggagagagagaatagaggggattgggagaatatatggacattcataacggtTTTATTTTACCCATAGACGATAAAaaatttagtgggtcacgaaggagaagttcaaaaataaccgggtcacggaaaaaaaagtttgggaaactcTGATTTAGAGGGttgttccctttttcggaaggatcaagcaaatagaagtggaggtggagtatgtttatatgttaaaccggatctaaaacctattataagggaagatgtgtATGAAGgaaattaatagctgcaagggagcagtaatgttatcataggcattactgaagcctggtgggatgaaactcatgactgggcagttaatttagaggtttgttccctttttcggaaggatcgagcaaatagaagtggaggtggagtatgtttatatgataaaccggatctaaaacctattataagggaagatgtgtATGAAGGAAATTATTTAAATgtggagaccttgtggatagaaattagcagtggagttaaaagtagaaagaaaatgtttgtaggtgtaacccggtctcttttcagccccagagaccccccatgtagcgctccgaggctctgcggcacaccaggctagcgggggccgccatgacaggttgcgcgagcgtgcacGTTGGTCgtgcaggcgcagtaagggtagcgcacgcggtcccaatgctaaagaggtcctgagtggactacaattcccagcagcctctggggattgccctttcacccacatcacgtgcagccagcaaatagggttttgcagcttctactgtggaggaaggctacaatgttgcggggaccacgtttggcagttgaagctgggagcaggaagggggaggaagggtgtagggagcaagtggctcctacaccaggtaaggtagttccccagatcccaggcaggccccaatccccaccagggaaGTGGATAGGTACTGAGGGagggcccctaggttagggactctgcccttaggtgtgagtgtgcagtcttgtcagtgtcacggctggt
This genomic interval carries:
- the EXPH5 gene encoding exophilin-5 isoform X6 produces the protein MPECKRDYSRTSFLHDGARTSSLGEGYKTHSTYQPRKFNDMYSNRHRTASQQQPSEKNMFERSPSLCSDLGSKSRISSSPAGTFSASSLHLPSLGQSSYELEKTEQRMSRRTPISSITWNGPFSPGHIENDGKPLRTQSATDLNNHNSSSHQIRMFELYKYKNSHREPTSNTNEFEKVNYANDVTSRIFHKNTDGSHFGTNKAASPDLPLFTNIQMENKRVWGEVKRENKAKSNPDVEPMETCENECPAPSAKNVVVPNLQTNSKATFTVKKVSDEMVVPCYMQTPTGNNVASAHLTNGAFNNPESVMHYKENARDSTLSSGTKNNRGHDLQLAILHRDQSNYETVEVDLTSVSTQTRDSKNYCSNTKSYSFKCTMHTFSSKSTSHLSSAGHNTSNASSLIQTQQHTPYSGPMHINRDVPPCASQNTGNLDCSNKHAGAIFTGPCRYNSPSIYDHLLARASGLKNSVSNKTSSTFYGSTPDISERHTCSKLRRHDRTKHELKGYSSVMLKDQSRNSSSLPNLTEGRDSFYNASTKNTALKTNDLKTADIHPTVTPDQTSAIISSKPNEVFLKENRNVKAYHAQTTTGIHGKHEALHGKTIQGGGNPSTFSCEITSNRAPERGVEKGVESKEMPISDEKIHIDIKESTSKIRDTQCSDLHVQSKYTSCNRETYDSLGGNGGDTNNNRQSTEKLCTDNKLCKDVENVHNVSWNNVARWNDSRCSDRMLDRHLVSNNSMSTIMEKENTYKPTPYANRVQQTTPSKQDLSLPYQRDVVSVTSQQKHDGINNGSMFLPDNLVKSVVVNSSCTPDHSDLEKEMEPLSISTGMQNKRDFPSKTTHSNMTHTLTHDMHKYTNIKESGAVHTAKPTDGSTFYTRGILEERLQKPSSNKAVSPSSTQNTSTSLVKQHFLLASEPNKVSTNIKGNLSPQWNFPAGPEEVNRHQSSCATHSPTSNVITNISTEGDATYGNVHTPKAHCTSSNMQNKQTYETSSTISVMSDPDKMKPAYDQMYNTLPRRYSKRLSDFSQNHMTKIDRTLEISKAPSALLEKIVSRYPETKERSKSEHQNVRKPTSRYNSENMTGEEFISENIAQSKPESSSLPASFLHSRMVKTSERSFSDIAHEEKISTSYDLVDKFNSLQVSERHSDHNLKEDPLTVTPGIQIQRNNVNENRFTDDCSNYESSCKHKWNAYYYTLPNRKSSTKEFGKNVFAKDVANAHEKWHMYSHKGKQQSMPQQSNYCSSFKKCNDNLNHSPTSDFKSPVFHESDEKSKNMNNLIVRDSVLVNNHSVDDSVIDIDKSSAVYRSKSLRDLNLHEPYDIVGKPNLPCNDYSMRPLGDSQSNLSKIDQILNRTRPSFCSKYIQNEARTPGNARRFNFSFDQNDQCDFHSLPFTDPFGNYSRMADDPASPSVFHATNDNYHTYLGRHFHGRGSPAEHPGFTGDQSSNLYRSKSLKILNLEEQQDLTDFRRKNDRRFSSKTYVGKLSSRSPTIFTDPNDTKCNQRLSAELISDDNDNWSNPGPGYIRKAVYTSKSVDYGIFGKEQQVAFLNTIKRSLTEGRLWRPSFLKNPGFLRNENYSHDSQMTSCSSEGTVSQGPSPRESLNIYEEEAIVCSDSDTDTTTDDEYYLDENDKESEL
- the EXPH5 gene encoding exophilin-5 isoform X4, translated to MTYRLKKKSPKDSEDSKMSKSRTLHSPKSSISGPSVLGIRSPFTSLFSFRKSRKQNVKPQSQQESSPMGNQISSNIEENKKFDMYHSTRHLKQPSNLFTPDRNRTRESEISPTNAQLEREIFQVLGDLDQKLAQEQSQQFRTTRTSTSYRPGGHYHNEDSHSNMPECKRDYSRTSFLHDGARTSSLGEGYKTHSTYQPRKFNDMYSNRHRTASQQQPSEKNMFERSPSLCSDLGSKSRISSSPAGTFSASSLHLPSLGQSSYELEKTEQRMSRRTPISSITWNGPFSPGHIENDGKPLRTQSATDLNNHNSSSHQIRMFELYKYKNSHREPTSNTNEFEKVNYANDVTSRIFHKNTDGSHFGTNKAASPDLPLFTNIQMENKRVWGEVKRENKAKSNPDVEPMETCENECPAPSAKNVVVPNLQTNSKATFTVKKVSDEMVVPCYMQTPTGNNVASAHLTNGAFNNPESVMHYKENARDSTLSSGTKNNRGHDLQLAILHRDQSNYETVEVDLTSVSTQTRDSKNYCSNTKSYSFKCTMHTFSSKSTSHLSSAGHNTSNASSLIQTQQHTPYSGPMHINRDVPPCASQNTGNLDCSNKHAGAIFTGPCRYNSPSIYDHLLARASGLKNSVSNKTSSTFYGSTPDISERHTCSKLRRHDRTKHELKGYSSVMLKDQSRNSSSLPNLTEGRDSFYNASTKNTALKTNDLKTADIHPTVTPDQTSAIISSKPNEVFLKENRNVKAYHAQTTTGIHGKHEALHGKTIQGGGNPSTFSCEITSNRAPERGVEKGVESKEMPISDEKIHIDIKESTSKIRDTQCSDLHVQSKYTSCNRETYDSLGGNGGDTNNNRQSTEKLCTDNKLCKDVENVHNVSWNNVARWNDSRCSDRMLDRHLVSNNSMSTIMEKENTYKPTPYANRVQQTTPSKQDLSLPYQRDVVSVTSQQKHDGINNGSMFLPDNLVKSVVVNSSCTPDHSDLEKEMEPLSISTGMQNKRDFPSKTTHSNMTHTLTHDMHKYTNIKESGAVHTAKPTDGSTFYTRGILEERLQKPSSNKAVSPSSTQNTSTSLVKQHFLLASEPNKVSTNIKGNLSPQWNFPAGPEEVNRHQSSCATHSPTSNVITNISTEGDATYGNVHTPKAHCTSSNMQNKQTYETSSTISVMSDPDKMKPAYDQMYNTLPRRYSKRLSDFSQNHMTKIDRTLEISKAPSALLEKIVSRYPETKERSKSEHQNVRKPTSRYNSENMTGEEFISENIAQSKPESSSLPASFLHSRMVKTSERSFSDIAHEEKISTSYDLVDKFNSLQVSERHSDHNLKEDPLTVTPGIQIQRNNVNENRFTDDCSNYESSCKHKWNAYYYTLPNRKSSTKEFGKNVFAKDVANAHEKWHMYSHKGKQQSMPQQSNYCSSFKKCNDNLNHSPTSDFKSPVFHESDEKSKNMNNLIVRDSVLVNNHSVDDSVIDIDKSSAVYRSKSLRDLNLHEPYDIVGKPNLPCNDYSMRPLGDSQSNLSKIDQILNRTRPSFCSKYIQNEARTPGNARRFNFSFDQNDQCDFHSLPFTDPFGNYSRMADDPASPSVFHATNDNYHTYLGRHFHGRGSPAEHPGFTGDQSSNLYRSKSLKILNLEEQQDLTDFRRKNDRRFSSKTYVGKLSSRSPTIFTDPNDTKCNQRLSAELISDDNDNWSNPGPGYIRKAVYTSKSVDYGIFGKEQQVAFLNTIKRSLTEGRLWRPSFLKNPGFLRNENYSHDSQMTSCSSEGTVSQGPSPRESLNIYEEEAIVCSDSDTDTTTDDEYYLDENDKESEL
- the EXPH5 gene encoding exophilin-5 isoform X5, producing the protein MGNQISSNIEENKKFDMYHSTRHLKQPSNLFTPDRNRTRESEISPTNAQLEREIFQVLGDLDQKLAQEQSQQFRTTRTSTSYRPGGHYHNEDSHSNMPECKRDYSRTSFLHDGARTSSLGEGYKTHSTYQPRKFNDMYSNRHRTASQQQPSEKNMFERSPSLCSDLGSKSRISSSPAGTFSASSLHLPSLGQSSYELEKTEQRMSRRTPISSITWNGPFSPGHIENDGKPLRTQSATDLNNHNSSSHQIRMFELYKYKNSHREPTSNTNEFEKVNYANDVTSRIFHKNTDGSHFGTNKAASPDLPLFTNIQMENKRVWGEVKRENKAKSNPDVEPMETCENECPAPSAKNVVVPNLQTNSKATFTVKKVSDEMVVPCYMQTPTGNNVASAHLTNGAFNNPESVMHYKENARDSTLSSGTKNNRGHDLQLAILHRDQSNYETVEVDLTSVSTQTRDSKNYCSNTKSYSFKCTMHTFSSKSTSHLSSAGHNTSNASSLIQTQQHTPYSGPMHINRDVPPCASQNTGNLDCSNKHAGAIFTGPCRYNSPSIYDHLLARASGLKNSVSNKTSSTFYGSTPDISERHTCSKLRRHDRTKHELKGYSSVMLKDQSRNSSSLPNLTEGRDSFYNASTKNTALKTNDLKTADIHPTVTPDQTSAIISSKPNEVFLKENRNVKAYHAQTTTGIHGKHEALHGKTIQGGGNPSTFSCEITSNRAPERGVEKGVESKEMPISDEKIHIDIKESTSKIRDTQCSDLHVQSKYTSCNRETYDSLGGNGGDTNNNRQSTEKLCTDNKLCKDVENVHNVSWNNVARWNDSRCSDRMLDRHLVSNNSMSTIMEKENTYKPTPYANRVQQTTPSKQDLSLPYQRDVVSVTSQQKHDGINNGSMFLPDNLVKSVVVNSSCTPDHSDLEKEMEPLSISTGMQNKRDFPSKTTHSNMTHTLTHDMHKYTNIKESGAVHTAKPTDGSTFYTRGILEERLQKPSSNKAVSPSSTQNTSTSLVKQHFLLASEPNKVSTNIKGNLSPQWNFPAGPEEVNRHQSSCATHSPTSNVITNISTEGDATYGNVHTPKAHCTSSNMQNKQTYETSSTISVMSDPDKMKPAYDQMYNTLPRRYSKRLSDFSQNHMTKIDRTLEISKAPSALLEKIVSRYPETKERSKSEHQNVRKPTSRYNSENMTGEEFISENIAQSKPESSSLPASFLHSRMVKTSERSFSDIAHEEKISTSYDLVDKFNSLQVSERHSDHNLKEDPLTVTPGIQIQRNNVNENRFTDDCSNYESSCKHKWNAYYYTLPNRKSSTKEFGKNVFAKDVANAHEKWHMYSHKGKQQSMPQQSNYCSSFKKCNDNLNHSPTSDFKSPVFHESDEKSKNMNNLIVRDSVLVNNHSVDDSVIDIDKSSAVYRSKSLRDLNLHEPYDIVGKPNLPCNDYSMRPLGDSQSNLSKIDQILNRTRPSFCSKYIQNEARTPGNARRFNFSFDQNDQCDFHSLPFTDPFGNYSRMADDPASPSVFHATNDNYHTYLGRHFHGRGSPAEHPGFTGDQSSNLYRSKSLKILNLEEQQDLTDFRRKNDRRFSSKTYVGKLSSRSPTIFTDPNDTKCNQRLSAELISDDNDNWSNPGPGYIRKAVYTSKSVDYGIFGKEQQVAFLNTIKRSLTEGRLWRPSFLKNPGFLRNENYSHDSQMTSCSSEGTVSQGPSPRESLNIYEEEAIVCSDSDTDTTTDDEYYLDENDKESEL